A genomic stretch from Romeriopsis navalis LEGE 11480 includes:
- a CDS encoding DUF2281 domain-containing protein: MTIAEQIYTLVKTLPEAQAREILTFLESLCEQNQSDSSFLPWPKLVKSLAGDWSGDLTNLDEIRTNLWARYPA, translated from the coding sequence ATGACCATTGCTGAACAGATTTATACTCTGGTCAAAACACTACCGGAAGCGCAAGCAAGAGAAATTCTGACGTTTCTTGAGTCTTTGTGCGAGCAAAATCAAAGTGACTCATCATTTTTGCCCTGGCCTAAACTCGTAAAATCGCTGGCTGGAGATTGGTCTGGCGATTTGACTAATCTCGATGAAATTCGGACTAATCTTTGGGCAAGATATCCAGCGTGA